DNA from Chitinophaga pendula:
AAAAACTGGCTTACACAGATACCAAAGCCAACCCCGATATCAACAAAGGCGTGTGGATCAGAAAAGCAGATTATCCGAATCTTAAAACAGCGATCATCGAAAACAATGCACCGGAAGGCTACATCATCCCCGCATGGAAAGCAGAGTCCCAACGCTTGTTCGAAGACCCGAAAGTATATCTCGATCCACTCCCGCTGGATCAGATCAAACTATATAGTGATCAGGGCAAACAATTACTACAAAACCCTGGTTGGTAATTGACGGAACACCTGCTACACCCAGCCGGCGCTGCTATCAACAGCGCCGGCCTTTTTTTGATCCGTTGTCGTAATTTCTTACCGGTTTAATCCCGGTGGTAGGGTGTTTTTCCACAATGGCGTAGCCCATCTCTCCGGCAAAGGAACCATCGTGGAAAAAGCCAAATATGTAAGCAACTTCGACGAAGCTGTAGAGCAACTATCCACCTCCTGGATAAAGTAACCAAATAAAGCTGCACCGCTCCGAAGGATAGTGCAGCACCCCTCCCTCCGCTCATCCATCCTTTCTGGCAACTTTCCTTGTCTTTACATATTTTAGCTATTATGAGACTATCACTATTGGGGCTGGCCTTTTTAGGGCTTTACTCTTATTCCTATGCACAAAAGAAGCCGCTGGATCACACCGTATACGACAGCTGGCAGTCAATCGGCGCTAAAATGATCAGTAACGACGGACGATGGTCCGTATACACTATCACGCCACAGGAAGGCGATGCACAACTCGTCATCCACAACAATAAAAGCGGACAACAAAACACCTTCTCCCGGGCCCAGGCTCCGCTCATCACACAAGACAGCCGCTTCGTGCTGTATACCATCAAACCTGCCTTCGCCGACACCCGGGAGGCTCGCATCAAAAAAAAGAAACCGGCAGAAATGCCGAAAGACTCCCTGGGCATCATCAACCTGGAAACACTCGCCAATGGCGCCAGCGCATTGACCGTAGTGCCCAATGTCAAATCCTTCAAAGCACCAGCAAAAGGCAGCGGCATCATCGCCTATCTCCTCGAAATACCGGCAGATACAACCAAAGGCGCTAAACCCGCACCGGCTAAAGCACCCGCAGCTGCTACCAGCGACGACAAAGGTGCCGATGCCAAAGAAAATGGTATACTCGTTATCAACAACCTCTCCCGCCAACAGGTAGATACCTTCAAAGCGGTGTCCGACTATATCATCAGTAAACCGGGCAACAAACTACTGATCGAAATCACCCCGGAGAAAAAAGACGCTACCCTCCGCGATGCACTCCTCATCTGGGACGTAGCATCCCGCAAAATAGATACCCTCAGCCGCGGCAAAGCCGAACGCAAACAGCTGACCTTCGACGAAGAGGGCCTGCAAGCCGCTTGGGTAGCCTCTCGCGACAGCGCCAAAGCACCCATACACTACTACGCATTGAACTATTACAAAACAGGTCAAGACTCCGGCCACATAGTAGCCGACAAAAACACACAAGGCCTCTTCAAAGGCTGGAACGTAAGCGACAACGGTAACCTGTTCTTCAGCAAAAATGGCCAGCGCCTGTTCTTCGGTACCGCACCCATACCCGCACCAAAAGACACTACCATCGTCGATTTCGAAGTAGCTAAAGTAGATATATGGCACTATCAGGACGACTACCTGCAACCCATGCAGCTCAAAAATGCCGACCGTGAAACCAAACGTACCTTCCTCGCCGCTTACACTCCGGACACGCGCCGCTTTGTACAACTGGCCGATACCTCCCTCGAAAGTATCACCCTCCCCGCTGATAACAACAGCAACTACGTACTCGGCTCCTCCGATCGTAACAACCGCGTCCAGATACAATGGGTAGGTCGCACCCTAAAAAGTGCCTACCTCATCAACCTACAGGATGGCTCCCGCAAACTCATCCGGGATACCCTCGATGGCAGATACCTCATCTCACCCGCCGGACAGTACATACTCTGGTACGATATGGCCGCCAGACACTGGTTTACCTACAACGTCACCAATGGCACCACACTCAATATCAGCAAAAACATTCCGACCGCCATGTTCGATGAAGAAGATGATCATCCGGACCTACCTGGTGAATATGGTATCGCAGGATGGCTGCAGAACGACCAGTTCGTATACATCTACGATAGATATGATATCTGGAAAGTAGACCCCTCCGGCAAACAAACACCAGAAATGATCACACAGGGGCTGGGCCGCCGCGAACAACTACGCTTCCGCAACATCCGCCTCGACGAAGAAGAACGTTTCTTCAAACCGTCACAAACCTTACTCCTCGAAACCTTCCAGGAAACATCCAAATACAATGGATTCTACACCACCGGCGTAACAGGCAAACCCAAACCACCACACAAAATATTGCTCGAACCGTTCTCCTACTCCGAACCAGTAAAAGCAAAAAATACAACGGCCTACCTCTTTACCAAAGCCGATTATAAACACTCACCAGACCTCTATACCGGCGCATCCCTGGACAAATCCACACAGATCAGCCATATCAACCCGCAACAACAACAATACAACTGGGGAACGGCCGAACTCTTCAAGTGGACCGCATACAACGGCAAACCAGCCGAAGGCATCCTCTACAAACCAGAAGATTTCGATGCCTCCAAAAAATATCCGGTATTACTGTATTTCTATGAGAAACTCTCAGATGCCCTATACTCCTACCAACCACCAGCACCTACCCCCTCCCGCCTTAATATCTCCTTCTTCG
Protein-coding regions in this window:
- a CDS encoding alpha/beta hydrolase family protein translates to MRLSLLGLAFLGLYSYSYAQKKPLDHTVYDSWQSIGAKMISNDGRWSVYTITPQEGDAQLVIHNNKSGQQNTFSRAQAPLITQDSRFVLYTIKPAFADTREARIKKKKPAEMPKDSLGIINLETLANGASALTVVPNVKSFKAPAKGSGIIAYLLEIPADTTKGAKPAPAKAPAAATSDDKGADAKENGILVINNLSRQQVDTFKAVSDYIISKPGNKLLIEITPEKKDATLRDALLIWDVASRKIDTLSRGKAERKQLTFDEEGLQAAWVASRDSAKAPIHYYALNYYKTGQDSGHIVADKNTQGLFKGWNVSDNGNLFFSKNGQRLFFGTAPIPAPKDTTIVDFEVAKVDIWHYQDDYLQPMQLKNADRETKRTFLAAYTPDTRRFVQLADTSLESITLPADNNSNYVLGSSDRNNRVQIQWVGRTLKSAYLINLQDGSRKLIRDTLDGRYLISPAGQYILWYDMAARHWFTYNVTNGTTLNISKNIPTAMFDEEDDHPDLPGEYGIAGWLQNDQFVYIYDRYDIWKVDPSGKQTPEMITQGLGRREQLRFRNIRLDEEERFFKPSQTLLLETFQETSKYNGFYTTGVTGKPKPPHKILLEPFSYSEPVKAKNTTAYLFTKADYKHSPDLYTGASLDKSTQISHINPQQQQYNWGTAELFKWTAYNGKPAEGILYKPEDFDASKKYPVLLYFYEKLSDALYSYQPPAPTPSRLNISFFVSRGYLVLAPDITYEDGHPGQGAYDYIVSGARALAQNNWADSSRMGIQGQSWGGYQVAYLITRTPLFRAAWAGAPVANMTSAYGGIRWESGMNRQFQYEHSQSRIGATLWEKPELYIENSPLFHLPAVQTPLAIMANDADGAVPWYQGIELFTGLRRLGKPVWMLNYNNEAHNLVQRQNRKDIQRREQQFFDHFLKDEPAPQWLKTGVPATEKGKNWGW